The Carassius auratus strain Wakin chromosome 11, ASM336829v1, whole genome shotgun sequence DNA window AAAAAGTCAACCAAATTAAAGAAGAATTTTAAACCTAATATGATGTTCCGATTGTTGTTCtacaaatatatgcaaattagTTTAATGAGCTGGATAATAATAAACACCTAGAGTGTCTCGCCTTGGATAACTTTTCAAAGTGTATTAATCAACCTTTTAATCTCCATACAGCAGCTTTTGGATTTGCTTCATCTCTagtgtataaagcactataataATAAAGGTGTTTTGACTTGAACCTGATCattatataatttctttattGCAACGTACGCACATTAAACAATATACCCCAGACAGCAAATATCACACTAATTGATGTTTTgattcttaaaaattaattaatatttttaaattatttttttattgcgtaataatgatacaaatgacATGTAATCAAGGTGTAAGGAAATGTTATACATTATGTGCCATGTGTTTTTTATAAAGAATGTGTAAGATGTCTTAGGTTTTTAATATACATTGAAATGAATTACAACACAAAGATGTATATCTGCTACTATCAAGTATCTGCTAATATCTTACCAATATCTAAGATGTCTATTTACTGCTACTATATAAATTATGCTAATATCTTACTAATATTTAAGATGTCTGTCCACAACTAAAATCAGTTATCTATTACTATCTTATGAGTTCTGTGTAGAATGAACTTGGACGAAGATGAAGATGAAAGTAAACGTCTTTAATATTATCCACACAAGGTAATCCACATTAGGAAGGTATAAGACACACGTACTGGAGGTTTTTCTTCTCGTGGAGGATGACAAGGCACTGGAAAAAGCCAAAGAGGAGCTCAGAGGCGAATTATTCCACAAAGTGAGCATATAAATCCTCCTTCGTCTTCTTGGTTTCCACtggtttctctttctttctcatcttCTTCGGAGGCTGGCTACGTGGCATCAGCTTTTTTCCGGTCTGCAATAAAGACGTGATAACTTAGCATTACACTATTGATCCACATTACAATATTTGATAAGCAAGACGAGAGTATTGGATATGCATTGCTGGTTCTGTGCACCACTCACCAGTTTCACTGAATGAGAAAGTGCTCTCTCCTGTCTTCTCTGCCTGCGTTCTTCTAATAAAGCTTCACGCCTAATGTGTTTCTGTTCCTGCTCCctgtgaaagagagaaagcaaGAGGTTTTATAGAACCACTCGATCCTGTAGATGGCCGCTGTACTGACAGCACTGCAGTTTTAAGAGAGTTATAACCGCTGATGATCATCAAGTTAGCTATGTATTTCTATACCATACCTGATTTGATAATGTTTGCAAATCCGCTTTTGTATTTTGCAGAGCCTCTCAGCTGGCATGTTTTCGATCAAATCCAGAGAGTCAGAAATCCAGTCCTCCAACTGGAGCAGTATCATCAATGGATACGCAGGGCTGTAGGCCTGCTCCCCGTAGCTCTCTTGGACCTTCGCAAGCTCCTCACACAACTGTTCGGTCTTTGTCCATATCTGGTgagacaaaaaacaaaatgatgaGACAAATTTGACAGTCTCTTATCACATTCAGATGTGTGTGAGGGTCAGGGAACGTTGTGCACTTACTTTCATTTTCCTCGAGTCCTTGATATTATTTATCATCTTCACTTCTGCTTTAACCttgttttttttcaccttttcttCTTCGATGCAGAGGGCAATGCTCCGTATCTCCTCCTCTATGCGGTCTGCATTCATTTTActggacaaaaacacacaagacaAAACTCTCAGATGCTGATACTGTGTCTTCGGTTTCCTCAGATTAGAGACTGGTAAGAAAACAATCCCATGGTTGGGTACAAGAAAACTTACAGCTTTTCCTTTTCATCCTTGTAGTACTTGAGTACCTTGTCGTTTTCCTCATTTACGGACATGAAATTCACATACTCCCATGTTAATTTTTCAAGGTCCTCTGGACTTTGTTTGCTGCCCTCTTCCTCACGCTCTTCACGCTCACGGTCT harbors:
- the LOC113111339 gene encoding stress response protein NST1-like, which encodes MHCETFGKLRAQTCVSAHQNIITVSENTTISSQMQAVKLPTILSPSFGRGLRPSPPPQKKVNGSSLSAEEQFLIFGLRCREDKTGEEVRLFIREGRQERPASGTRPTGARSENCLPPLNVRRAVFQPISEYKAEVLQSGRCKLDTIHKMEILHTWAQVASMEEREMSQIELGAKQDWANYEASFRDSNPLKNEQKAQDSFSKRLKLEEKEKALLRKIYRIQDAIEIEEMHLKEDREREEREEEGSKQSPEDLEKLTWEYVNFMSVNEENDKVLKYYKDEKEKLKMNADRIEEEIRSIALCIEEEKVKKNKVKAEVKMINNIKDSRKMKIWTKTEQLCEELAKVQESYGEQAYSPAYPLMILLQLEDWISDSLDLIENMPAERLCKIQKRICKHYQIREQEQKHIRREALLEERRQRRQERALSHSVKLTGKKLMPRSQPPKKMRKKEKPVETKKTKEDLYAHFVE